Proteins encoded within one genomic window of Pygocentrus nattereri isolate fPygNat1 chromosome 9, fPygNat1.pri, whole genome shotgun sequence:
- the LOC108438112 gene encoding interleukin-17A-like → MQPYTKTSTAVLVILWLVTVQSRFHMRDCFTCVHHDKLQRCDNENLTNFMFKTLNPGYENDSLSPWTYEDDVNDNRYPRIIRVAKCDPLGCSGLNATSEAITIEIPVFMRVKCGQHSKSNTAVYRLTLVPHTIAVGCTCIKMF, encoded by the exons ATGCAGCCATACACAAAGACGTCCACTGCTGTACTG GTGATACTTTGGCTCGTGACGGTACAGAGCAGGTTCCATATGAGGGATTGCTTCACCTGTGTTCATCACGACAAGCTACAACGATGTGACAACGAAAACTTGACAAATTTCATGTTCAAGACATTAAACCCTGGCTATGAAAAtgattccctctctccctggaCATACGA AGATGACGTCAATGACAACAGGTATCCCAGGATCATCAGGGTTGCCAAATGTGACCCTCTTGGATGTTCTGGACTGAATGCCACATCTGAAGCTATTACCATTGAAATTCCTGTCTTCATGCGAGTGAAATGCGGACAACACTCTAAGAGCAACACAGCAGTCTACAGACTCACACTGGTGCCTCACACCATCGCGGTTGGATGCacatgtattaaaatgttctaA